The following are from one region of the Bradyrhizobium sediminis genome:
- a CDS encoding YbjN domain-containing protein codes for MSLLEGIIDSRNNPLAVVEDIAADNNWSFERSGEDEVTIVSRGDWTDYQLSFTWMGEIEALHLACAFDMKIPAARRPEVQRLIAAVNEQLWVGHFDIWTHTGMIMYRQALVLPGGLTASTAQCESMLVGAIHACERYYPAFQFVVWAGKTAAEAMSAAMFDTAGEA; via the coding sequence ATGTCCCTCCTCGAAGGCATTATCGATTCCCGGAACAACCCGCTCGCGGTGGTCGAAGACATCGCCGCCGATAACAACTGGTCGTTCGAACGTTCCGGCGAAGACGAAGTCACGATCGTCTCCAGGGGCGACTGGACCGACTATCAGCTGTCCTTCACCTGGATGGGCGAGATCGAGGCGCTGCATCTGGCCTGCGCCTTCGACATGAAGATTCCGGCCGCGCGCCGGCCCGAGGTGCAGCGGCTGATCGCCGCCGTCAACGAGCAATTGTGGGTCGGGCATTTCGACATCTGGACCCATACCGGCATGATCATGTACCGGCAGGCGCTGGTGCTGCCAGGCGGGCTCACCGCCTCCACCGCGCAATGCGAGAGCATGCTGGTCGGCGCCATCCACGCCTGCGAGCGCTACTACCCGGCGTTCCAGTTCGTGGTCTGGGCCGGCAAGACGGCAGCGGAAGCCATGAGTGCCGCGATGTTCGACACCGCCGGCGAAGCGTAG